A single window of Cololabis saira isolate AMF1-May2022 chromosome 24, fColSai1.1, whole genome shotgun sequence DNA harbors:
- the ptprnb gene encoding receptor-type tyrosine-protein phosphatase-like N isoform X4, producing MRSRRLRGAPSLLLLLLLTASCRPCAAARHGCLFEKKLCPRDQQCNDDGLFGRCQTPLQEPVQYQVSAPVLHKLQEVLKDLMVQGLTWRDDVTQAAIGRELSHVPTVRPTLHDKSPKQSARLLGPGSQRVQGSEDSADPELMRQYMDYMVLEPPRSSVHMQTPLLDPYTYQQQQFGYQDDEERSLNSLDGGPASQRSRSPGASLDRDRQLLQDLLSLYLTSPSSSSSSSPSRSLSRPSSLSSSSSSLLPELDFPLDYGEDYVSQMTQLSDEPPQQEKKTEYDLLSGLDEPSLQKLALLLDHYGLGVKDLSPEQKEDLPAALKQLQLENSFARKQSKDKYGSNTAVGKKLTEGSMAYKTISQETPASTAKAGGQKEVTPTEEASRGEAGQQFGYILTNQSVVAPAVTFRVRPDAKNLTAADGTNGAEKNFLQSEMGLKMLQNSDGESNEGKSLPLATRVQPRSRWAFATLVAMACIGSVLVAGMTIACLRHHAHRLAAKKLGLGPEGGGFSHQEYQHMASKGAFGRLEAAALGAVGGPGGAGGGAGGGAGSGGGVSAGGGGVDSRVSSVSSQFSDGAQPSPSSHSSTPSWCEEPAQANMDISTGHMILAYMEDHLRNKDRLMKEWEALCSYQAEPSAVSVAQSDANTKKNRCPDSVPYDHSRVKLKAEINPSRSDYINASTIIEHDPRMPAYIATQGPLSHTISDFWQMVWENGCTVIVMMTALVEDGEKQCDRYWPDEGSSLYHIYEVNLVSEHIWCNDFLVRSFYLKNVQTQETRTLTQFHFLSWPAQGIPTSTRPLLDFRRKVNKCYRGRSCPIIVHCSDGTGRTGTYILIDMVLNRMAKGVKEIDIAATLEHVRDQRPGMVRTKDQFEFALTAVAEEVNAILKALPQ from the exons GTTGTTTGTTTGAGAAGAAGCTTTGTCCCAGAGATCAGCAGTGCAACGATG aTGGCTTGTTTGGACGGTGTCAGACTCCTCTCCAGGAGCCGGTCCAGTACCAGGTGTCGGCCCCCGTCCTGCACAAGCTGCAGGAGGTTCTCAAGGACCTGATGGTGCAGG GTCTGACCTGGAGGGACGACGTGACCCAGGCGGCCATCGGCCGAGAGCTGAGTCACGTTCCCACCGTCCGTCCAACACTCCACGACAAGTCGCCCAAACA GTCGGCCAGACTCTTGGGTCCTGGTTCTCagagggttcagggttcagaAGACTCCGCTGACCCCGAGCTGATGCGGCAGTACATGGACTACATGGTCCTGGAGCCGCCCCGCTCCTCGGTGCACATGCAGACCCCCCTGCTGGACCCGTACACCTATCAACAG CAGCAGTTCGGTTACCAGGACGACGAGGAGCGTTCACTCAACTCCCTGGACGGCGGCCCGGCCTCGCAGCGCTCCAGGTCTCCGGGAGCCTCTCTGGACCGAGACCGGCAGCTTCTCCAGGACCTGCTGTCCTTGTATCTCACCTCcccgtcctcctcttcctcctcctccccctcacgGTCGTTGTCCCGCCCTTCCTCGctgtcctcctcttcctcgtctCTTTTGCCGGAGCTGGACTTCCCGCTGGACTACGGCGAGGACTACGTTTCCCAGATGACGCAGCTCAGTGACGAGCCGCCGCAGCAGGAGAAGAAGACGGAGTACGACCTGCTGTCGGGACTCGACG AGCCGTCTCTGCAGAAGTTGGCGCTGCTGCTCGACCACTACGGCCTCGGGGTCAAGGACCTGTCTCCGGAGCAGAAGGAGGACCTGCCGGCGGCTCTGaagcagctgcagctggagaACTCATTCGCCCGCAAACAGAGCAAAG ATAAATACGGGAGCAACACTGCCGTAGGGAAGAAG CTCACAGAGGGCTCGATGGCGTATAAGACGATCTCGCAGGAGACGCCGGCCTCCACCGCTAAAGCAGGCGGCCAGAAGGAGGTGACGCCCACCGAGGAGGCGAGCCGGGGCGAAGCGGGCCAGCAGTTCGGATACATCCTCACCAACCAGAG CGTGGTCGCACCTGCCGTCACCTTCAGGGTCAGACCCGACGCCAAGAACCTGACGGCTGCAGACGGCACCAACGGAGCAG agaagaacttcctgcAGTCCGAGATGGGCCTGAAGATGCTGCAGAACAGTGACGGAGAG AGCAATGAAGGGAAGTCGTTGCCCCTGGCAACCAGAGTCCAGCCCCGCTCCCGCTGGGCGTTTGCAACCCTGGTGGCCATGGCCTGCATCGGCAGCGTCCTGGTGGCAGGCATGACCATCGCCTGCCTCCGTCACCATGCTCACCGGCTGGCGGCCAAGAAACTGGGGCTGGGACCAGAGGGAGGCGGCTTCAGCCACCAGGAGTACCAG CACATGGCCTCCAAGGGCGCCTTCGGACGCCTGGAGGCCGCTGCCCTGGGCGCCGTGGGAGGACCCGGTGGAGCaggtggaggagctggaggaggagcgggcaGCGGCGGCGGTGTCTCGGCGGGGGGCGGAGGCGTTGACTCCAGGGTGAGCAGCGTGTCGTCTCAGTTCAGCGACGGAGCGCAGCCCAGTCCCAGTTCCCACAGCAGCACGCCGTCCTGGTGCGAGGAGCCGGCGCAGGCCAACATGGACATCTCCACCGGTCACATGATACTG GCTTACATGGAGGACCACCTGAGGAACAAGGACCGCCTGATGAAGGAGTGGGAAGCCCTGTGCTCGTACCAGGCCGAGCCCAGCGCCGTGTCCGTGGCGCAGAGCGACGCCAACACCAAGAAGAACCGCTGTCCCGACTCGGTGCCCT ATGACCACTCCAGGGTGAAGCTGAAAGCAGAGATCAACCCCTCGCGGTCGGACTACATCAACGCCAGCACCATT ATTGAGCATGACCCCCGGATGCCGGCCTACATCGCCACCCAGGGCCCGCTTTCACACACCATCTCTGACTTCTGGCAG ATGGTTTGGGAGAATGGCTGCACCGTGATTGTGATGATGACAGCTCTGGTTGAAGATGGAGAGAAGCAGTGTGACCGATACTGGCCCGACGAAGGCTCGTCCCTCTACCACATCtacgag GTGAACCTGGTGTCGGAGCACATTTGGTGTAACGACTTCTTGGTGCGTAGCTTCTACCTGAAGAACGTTCAGACGCAGGAAACCCGCACGCTCACGCAGTTCCACTTCCTCAGCTGGCCGGCGCAGGGCATCCCCACCTCCACGCGCCCCCTGCTGGACTTCCGCAG GAAGGTGAATAAGTGCTACAGAGGTCGGTCGTGCCCCATCATCGTTCACTGCAG CGACGGCACAGGCCGGACCGGCACTTACATCCTGATTGACATGGTTCTGAATCGCATGGCTAAAG GTGTGAAAGAGATCGACATCGCTGCGACCCTGGAGCACGTCCGAGACCAGAGACCCGGGATGGTGCGCACCAAG GACCAGTTTGAGTTTGCGCTGACAGCGGTCGCTGAGGAGGTGAACGCCATCCTCAAAGCTCTGCCCCAGTGA
- the ptprnb gene encoding receptor-type tyrosine-protein phosphatase-like N isoform X3, with product MRSRRLRGAPSLLLLLLLTASCRPCAAARHGCLFEKKLCPRDQQCNDDGLFGRCQTPLQEPVQYQVSAPVLHKLQEVLKDLMVQGLTWRDDVTQAAIGRELSHVPTVRPTLHDKSPKQSARLLGPGSQRVQGSEDSADPELMRQYMDYMVLEPPRSSVHMQTPLLDPYTYQQQFGYQDDEERSLNSLDGGPASQRSRSPGASLDRDRQLLQDLLSLYLTSPSSSSSSSPSRSLSRPSSLSSSSSSLLPELDFPLDYGEDYVSQMTQLSDEPPQQEKKTEYDLLSGLDEPSLQKLALLLDHYGLGVKDLSPEQKEDLPAALKQLQLENSFARKQSKDKYGSNTAVGKKLTEGSMAYKTISQETPASTAKAGGQKEVTPTEEASRGEAGQQFGYILTNQSVVAPAVTFRVRPDAKNLTAADGTNGAEKNFLQSEMGLKMLQNSDGESNEGKSLPLATRVQPRSRWAFATLVAMACIGSVLVAGMTIACLRHHAHRLAAKKLGLGPEGGGFSHQEYQDLCRQHMASKGAFGRLEAAALGAVGGPGGAGGGAGGGAGSGGGVSAGGGGVDSRVSSVSSQFSDGAQPSPSSHSSTPSWCEEPAQANMDISTGHMILAYMEDHLRNKDRLMKEWEALCSYQAEPSAVSVAQSDANTKKNRCPDSVPYDHSRVKLKAEINPSRSDYINASTIIEHDPRMPAYIATQGPLSHTISDFWQMVWENGCTVIVMMTALVEDGEKQCDRYWPDEGSSLYHIYEVNLVSEHIWCNDFLVRSFYLKNVQTQETRTLTQFHFLSWPAQGIPTSTRPLLDFRRKVNKCYRGRSCPIIVHCSDGTGRTGTYILIDMVLNRMAKGVKEIDIAATLEHVRDQRPGMVRTKDQFEFALTAVAEEVNAILKALPQ from the exons GTTGTTTGTTTGAGAAGAAGCTTTGTCCCAGAGATCAGCAGTGCAACGATG aTGGCTTGTTTGGACGGTGTCAGACTCCTCTCCAGGAGCCGGTCCAGTACCAGGTGTCGGCCCCCGTCCTGCACAAGCTGCAGGAGGTTCTCAAGGACCTGATGGTGCAGG GTCTGACCTGGAGGGACGACGTGACCCAGGCGGCCATCGGCCGAGAGCTGAGTCACGTTCCCACCGTCCGTCCAACACTCCACGACAAGTCGCCCAAACA GTCGGCCAGACTCTTGGGTCCTGGTTCTCagagggttcagggttcagaAGACTCCGCTGACCCCGAGCTGATGCGGCAGTACATGGACTACATGGTCCTGGAGCCGCCCCGCTCCTCGGTGCACATGCAGACCCCCCTGCTGGACCCGTACACCTATCAACAG CAGTTCGGTTACCAGGACGACGAGGAGCGTTCACTCAACTCCCTGGACGGCGGCCCGGCCTCGCAGCGCTCCAGGTCTCCGGGAGCCTCTCTGGACCGAGACCGGCAGCTTCTCCAGGACCTGCTGTCCTTGTATCTCACCTCcccgtcctcctcttcctcctcctccccctcacgGTCGTTGTCCCGCCCTTCCTCGctgtcctcctcttcctcgtctCTTTTGCCGGAGCTGGACTTCCCGCTGGACTACGGCGAGGACTACGTTTCCCAGATGACGCAGCTCAGTGACGAGCCGCCGCAGCAGGAGAAGAAGACGGAGTACGACCTGCTGTCGGGACTCGACG AGCCGTCTCTGCAGAAGTTGGCGCTGCTGCTCGACCACTACGGCCTCGGGGTCAAGGACCTGTCTCCGGAGCAGAAGGAGGACCTGCCGGCGGCTCTGaagcagctgcagctggagaACTCATTCGCCCGCAAACAGAGCAAAG ATAAATACGGGAGCAACACTGCCGTAGGGAAGAAG CTCACAGAGGGCTCGATGGCGTATAAGACGATCTCGCAGGAGACGCCGGCCTCCACCGCTAAAGCAGGCGGCCAGAAGGAGGTGACGCCCACCGAGGAGGCGAGCCGGGGCGAAGCGGGCCAGCAGTTCGGATACATCCTCACCAACCAGAG CGTGGTCGCACCTGCCGTCACCTTCAGGGTCAGACCCGACGCCAAGAACCTGACGGCTGCAGACGGCACCAACGGAGCAG agaagaacttcctgcAGTCCGAGATGGGCCTGAAGATGCTGCAGAACAGTGACGGAGAG AGCAATGAAGGGAAGTCGTTGCCCCTGGCAACCAGAGTCCAGCCCCGCTCCCGCTGGGCGTTTGCAACCCTGGTGGCCATGGCCTGCATCGGCAGCGTCCTGGTGGCAGGCATGACCATCGCCTGCCTCCGTCACCATGCTCACCGGCTGGCGGCCAAGAAACTGGGGCTGGGACCAGAGGGAGGCGGCTTCAGCCACCAGGAGTACCAG GACCTGTGTCGCCAGCACATGGCCTCCAAGGGCGCCTTCGGACGCCTGGAGGCCGCTGCCCTGGGCGCCGTGGGAGGACCCGGTGGAGCaggtggaggagctggaggaggagcgggcaGCGGCGGCGGTGTCTCGGCGGGGGGCGGAGGCGTTGACTCCAGGGTGAGCAGCGTGTCGTCTCAGTTCAGCGACGGAGCGCAGCCCAGTCCCAGTTCCCACAGCAGCACGCCGTCCTGGTGCGAGGAGCCGGCGCAGGCCAACATGGACATCTCCACCGGTCACATGATACTG GCTTACATGGAGGACCACCTGAGGAACAAGGACCGCCTGATGAAGGAGTGGGAAGCCCTGTGCTCGTACCAGGCCGAGCCCAGCGCCGTGTCCGTGGCGCAGAGCGACGCCAACACCAAGAAGAACCGCTGTCCCGACTCGGTGCCCT ATGACCACTCCAGGGTGAAGCTGAAAGCAGAGATCAACCCCTCGCGGTCGGACTACATCAACGCCAGCACCATT ATTGAGCATGACCCCCGGATGCCGGCCTACATCGCCACCCAGGGCCCGCTTTCACACACCATCTCTGACTTCTGGCAG ATGGTTTGGGAGAATGGCTGCACCGTGATTGTGATGATGACAGCTCTGGTTGAAGATGGAGAGAAGCAGTGTGACCGATACTGGCCCGACGAAGGCTCGTCCCTCTACCACATCtacgag GTGAACCTGGTGTCGGAGCACATTTGGTGTAACGACTTCTTGGTGCGTAGCTTCTACCTGAAGAACGTTCAGACGCAGGAAACCCGCACGCTCACGCAGTTCCACTTCCTCAGCTGGCCGGCGCAGGGCATCCCCACCTCCACGCGCCCCCTGCTGGACTTCCGCAG GAAGGTGAATAAGTGCTACAGAGGTCGGTCGTGCCCCATCATCGTTCACTGCAG CGACGGCACAGGCCGGACCGGCACTTACATCCTGATTGACATGGTTCTGAATCGCATGGCTAAAG GTGTGAAAGAGATCGACATCGCTGCGACCCTGGAGCACGTCCGAGACCAGAGACCCGGGATGGTGCGCACCAAG GACCAGTTTGAGTTTGCGCTGACAGCGGTCGCTGAGGAGGTGAACGCCATCCTCAAAGCTCTGCCCCAGTGA
- the ptprnb gene encoding receptor-type tyrosine-protein phosphatase-like N isoform X1 gives MRSRRLRGAPSLLLLLLLTASCRPCAAARHGCLFEKKLCPRDQQCNDDGLFGRCQTPLQEPVQYQVSAPVLHKLQEVLKDLMVQGLTWRDDVTQAAIGRELSHVPTVRPTLHDKSPKQSARLLGPGSQRVQGSEDSADPELMRQYMDYMVLEPPRSSVHMQTPLLDPYTYQQQQFGYQDDEERSLNSLDGGPASQRSRSPGASLDRDRQLLQDLLSLYLTSPSSSSSSSPSRSLSRPSSLSSSSSSLLPELDFPLDYGEDYVSQMTQLSDEPPQQEKKTEYDLLSGLDEPSLQKLALLLDHYGLGVKDLSPEQKEDLPAALKQLQLENSFARKQSKDKYGSNTAVGKKLTEGSMAYKTISQETPASTAKAGGQKEVTPTEEASRGEAGQQFGYILTNQSVVAPAVTFRVRPDAKNLTAADGTNGAEKNFLQSEMGLKMLQNSDGESNEGKSLPLATRVQPRSRWAFATLVAMACIGSVLVAGMTIACLRHHAHRLAAKKLGLGPEGGGFSHQEYQDLCRQHMASKGAFGRLEAAALGAVGGPGGAGGGAGGGAGSGGGVSAGGGGVDSRVSSVSSQFSDGAQPSPSSHSSTPSWCEEPAQANMDISTGHMILAYMEDHLRNKDRLMKEWEALCSYQAEPSAVSVAQSDANTKKNRCPDSVPYDHSRVKLKAEINPSRSDYINASTIIEHDPRMPAYIATQGPLSHTISDFWQMVWENGCTVIVMMTALVEDGEKQCDRYWPDEGSSLYHIYEVNLVSEHIWCNDFLVRSFYLKNVQTQETRTLTQFHFLSWPAQGIPTSTRPLLDFRRKVNKCYRGRSCPIIVHCSDGTGRTGTYILIDMVLNRMAKGVKEIDIAATLEHVRDQRPGMVRTKDQFEFALTAVAEEVNAILKALPQ, from the exons GTTGTTTGTTTGAGAAGAAGCTTTGTCCCAGAGATCAGCAGTGCAACGATG aTGGCTTGTTTGGACGGTGTCAGACTCCTCTCCAGGAGCCGGTCCAGTACCAGGTGTCGGCCCCCGTCCTGCACAAGCTGCAGGAGGTTCTCAAGGACCTGATGGTGCAGG GTCTGACCTGGAGGGACGACGTGACCCAGGCGGCCATCGGCCGAGAGCTGAGTCACGTTCCCACCGTCCGTCCAACACTCCACGACAAGTCGCCCAAACA GTCGGCCAGACTCTTGGGTCCTGGTTCTCagagggttcagggttcagaAGACTCCGCTGACCCCGAGCTGATGCGGCAGTACATGGACTACATGGTCCTGGAGCCGCCCCGCTCCTCGGTGCACATGCAGACCCCCCTGCTGGACCCGTACACCTATCAACAG CAGCAGTTCGGTTACCAGGACGACGAGGAGCGTTCACTCAACTCCCTGGACGGCGGCCCGGCCTCGCAGCGCTCCAGGTCTCCGGGAGCCTCTCTGGACCGAGACCGGCAGCTTCTCCAGGACCTGCTGTCCTTGTATCTCACCTCcccgtcctcctcttcctcctcctccccctcacgGTCGTTGTCCCGCCCTTCCTCGctgtcctcctcttcctcgtctCTTTTGCCGGAGCTGGACTTCCCGCTGGACTACGGCGAGGACTACGTTTCCCAGATGACGCAGCTCAGTGACGAGCCGCCGCAGCAGGAGAAGAAGACGGAGTACGACCTGCTGTCGGGACTCGACG AGCCGTCTCTGCAGAAGTTGGCGCTGCTGCTCGACCACTACGGCCTCGGGGTCAAGGACCTGTCTCCGGAGCAGAAGGAGGACCTGCCGGCGGCTCTGaagcagctgcagctggagaACTCATTCGCCCGCAAACAGAGCAAAG ATAAATACGGGAGCAACACTGCCGTAGGGAAGAAG CTCACAGAGGGCTCGATGGCGTATAAGACGATCTCGCAGGAGACGCCGGCCTCCACCGCTAAAGCAGGCGGCCAGAAGGAGGTGACGCCCACCGAGGAGGCGAGCCGGGGCGAAGCGGGCCAGCAGTTCGGATACATCCTCACCAACCAGAG CGTGGTCGCACCTGCCGTCACCTTCAGGGTCAGACCCGACGCCAAGAACCTGACGGCTGCAGACGGCACCAACGGAGCAG agaagaacttcctgcAGTCCGAGATGGGCCTGAAGATGCTGCAGAACAGTGACGGAGAG AGCAATGAAGGGAAGTCGTTGCCCCTGGCAACCAGAGTCCAGCCCCGCTCCCGCTGGGCGTTTGCAACCCTGGTGGCCATGGCCTGCATCGGCAGCGTCCTGGTGGCAGGCATGACCATCGCCTGCCTCCGTCACCATGCTCACCGGCTGGCGGCCAAGAAACTGGGGCTGGGACCAGAGGGAGGCGGCTTCAGCCACCAGGAGTACCAG GACCTGTGTCGCCAGCACATGGCCTCCAAGGGCGCCTTCGGACGCCTGGAGGCCGCTGCCCTGGGCGCCGTGGGAGGACCCGGTGGAGCaggtggaggagctggaggaggagcgggcaGCGGCGGCGGTGTCTCGGCGGGGGGCGGAGGCGTTGACTCCAGGGTGAGCAGCGTGTCGTCTCAGTTCAGCGACGGAGCGCAGCCCAGTCCCAGTTCCCACAGCAGCACGCCGTCCTGGTGCGAGGAGCCGGCGCAGGCCAACATGGACATCTCCACCGGTCACATGATACTG GCTTACATGGAGGACCACCTGAGGAACAAGGACCGCCTGATGAAGGAGTGGGAAGCCCTGTGCTCGTACCAGGCCGAGCCCAGCGCCGTGTCCGTGGCGCAGAGCGACGCCAACACCAAGAAGAACCGCTGTCCCGACTCGGTGCCCT ATGACCACTCCAGGGTGAAGCTGAAAGCAGAGATCAACCCCTCGCGGTCGGACTACATCAACGCCAGCACCATT ATTGAGCATGACCCCCGGATGCCGGCCTACATCGCCACCCAGGGCCCGCTTTCACACACCATCTCTGACTTCTGGCAG ATGGTTTGGGAGAATGGCTGCACCGTGATTGTGATGATGACAGCTCTGGTTGAAGATGGAGAGAAGCAGTGTGACCGATACTGGCCCGACGAAGGCTCGTCCCTCTACCACATCtacgag GTGAACCTGGTGTCGGAGCACATTTGGTGTAACGACTTCTTGGTGCGTAGCTTCTACCTGAAGAACGTTCAGACGCAGGAAACCCGCACGCTCACGCAGTTCCACTTCCTCAGCTGGCCGGCGCAGGGCATCCCCACCTCCACGCGCCCCCTGCTGGACTTCCGCAG GAAGGTGAATAAGTGCTACAGAGGTCGGTCGTGCCCCATCATCGTTCACTGCAG CGACGGCACAGGCCGGACCGGCACTTACATCCTGATTGACATGGTTCTGAATCGCATGGCTAAAG GTGTGAAAGAGATCGACATCGCTGCGACCCTGGAGCACGTCCGAGACCAGAGACCCGGGATGGTGCGCACCAAG GACCAGTTTGAGTTTGCGCTGACAGCGGTCGCTGAGGAGGTGAACGCCATCCTCAAAGCTCTGCCCCAGTGA